Proteins found in one Pyrus communis chromosome 15, drPyrComm1.1, whole genome shotgun sequence genomic segment:
- the LOC137718559 gene encoding uncharacterized protein: MDYLKKKEKKTLPTNVTKEQACTRPFCFFCTMKEPNSFKRRAGISACFKELPLREDQGNVLVLSSLWNLAMAHPDDPEFPSLGIFECMARFIHKGINNKSTSWIQRDQNIYIPYYAAHVIGSYTMNKAAFAEKAVASGVIPPLLELLRGKMSWVEQRVAVRALGHLASYERTFEAVAEYEEEVVNLVIKLASTCLDVVYVSFVGVKDEIKRHKYHCNLLTRGVGGFEMENCKAEEWASQLQCWSLYILNCFACKERSLNLICKGNFLKELCGMWGGLANHSSPAGVGLVRILCYSKYGRKKIAESKVVIESLCNLSRSSDDWQYMGIDCLLLLLKDPNTRYKVIDMAALFLVDLVELKSLGDRSNLGEAITKALLLNELNKNRRIEKCLEEVWNLKVQRRKKERLLSEDKIEESRVLVDLMKQEANHMFCIGEIEEAIMKYSEALKMCPLGLRKERMVLYSNRAQCELLIGDADAAIRDSTRALCLSSPVNSHSKSLWRRSQAYDMKGLAKESMMDCLMFINRCIKSESSKRVKVPYYAARMISKQMDATWLFATARSKMTTVDDQDFQEIKEVQKSESRVNLHESSSDKQDYHDEMMRIVMQKKGLSTIFEEPLTQLKEESWRKMERTKTM; this comes from the exons ATGGATTACctgaagaaaaaggagaagaagaccTTGCCCACCAATGTTACAAAGGAGCAGGCTTGCACTCGACCGTTTTGCTTCTTCTGCACCATGAAAGAGCCAAACTCCTTCAAGAGAAGAGCTGGAATATCAGCCTGTTTTAAGGAACTACCTCTCAGAGAAGACCAAGGAAATGTTCTGGTGCTGAGCAGCCTATGGAATCTTGCTATGGCTCACCCTGACGACCCGGAGTTCCCATCCCTTGGAATCTTCGAGTGCATGGCAAGGTTTATCCACAAAGGCATCAACAATAAGAGTACTAGTTGGATTCAGAGGGACCAAAACATCTACATCCCTTACTATGCAGCTCATGTCATTGGTTCTTATACCATGAACAAGGCTGCGTTTGCCGAAAAGGCGGTGGCATCGGGCGTGATTCCACCACTTTTGGAGCTTCTGAGAGGGAAGATGAGTTGGGTCGAGCAAAGGGTCGCGGTTCGAGCACTAGGTCACCTTGCAAGCTACGAGAGGACATTCGAAGCTGTGGCGGAATACGAAGAAGAGGTGGTGAATTTGGTCATAAAGTTAGCCTCTACATGTCTTGATGTGGTATATGTTAGTTTTGTCGGGGTGAAGGATGAGATAAAAAGACACAAATATCACTGTAATTTGCTCACAAGAGGTGTTGGGGGATTTGAAATGGAGAATTGCAAGGCTGAGGAATGGGCTAGTCAGCTTCAGTGTTGGTCTCTCTATATCTTAAATTGTTTTGCTTGCAAAGAGAGGTCTTTGAACCTCATTTGCAAGGGGAATTTTTTGAAAGAGTTGTGTGGAATGTGGGGTGGATTGGCAAATCACTCATCCCCAGCTGGGGTTGGACTTGTTAGGATTTTGTGCTATAGTAAATatggaaggaaaaaaattgcTGAATCAAAGGTAGTTATTGAGAGCCTGTGTAATCTCTCAAGGTCTTCAGATGACTGGCAGTACATGGGAATCGACTGCCTCTTGTTGCTTCTCAAAGACCCCAATACGAGGTACAAAGTTATCGATATGGCCGCCTTGTTTCTTGTCGATTTGGTTGAGCTCAAAAGCCTTGGAGATAGATCAAACTTAGGTGAGGCAATCACAAAAGCACTTCTTCTGAACGAGTTGAACAAGAACAGAAGAATTGAAAAATGTTTGGAAGAGGTTTGGAATTTGAAGGTacagaggaggaagaaggagagaCTCTTGTCTGAAGACAAAATTGAGGAAAGTAGGGTTTTGGTGGATTTAATGAAACAAGAAGCAAATCATATGTTTTGTATAGGAGAAATAGAGGAAGCTATAATGAAGTATTCGGAAGCATTAAAAATGTGCCCATTAGggttgagaaaagaaagaatggTGCTCTATAGCAATAGAGCTCAGTGTGAATTGCTGATCGGAGACGCAGATGCCGCCATTAGAGACTCGACAAGAGCTCTCTGCTTGTCGAGTCCAGTGAATTCTCACAGCAAAAGTCTTTGGAGAAGATCACAGGCATATGACATGAAAGGGTTGGCCAAGGAAAGCATGATGGACTGTTTGATGTTCATCAATCGGTGCATCAAGTCTGAGAGTAGCAAACGTGTGAAGGTTCCATACTATGCCGCACGTATGATCAGCAAACAGATGGACGCCACGTGGCTTTTTGCCACTGCCAGGTCAAAGATGACAACTGTTGATGATCAAGACTTTCAAGAGATTAAAGAAGTACAAAAGTCAGAAAGTAGGGTTAACTTACACGAGAGTAGCAGTGACAAGCAAGATTACcatgatgaaatgatgagaaTTGTGATGCAGAAGAAAG GTCTGTCCACCATTTTTGAAGAACCTTTAACTCAATTAAAGGAAGAGAGTTGGAGAAAGATGGAAAGGACGAAAACGATGTAA